A segment of the Kwoniella shivajii chromosome 2, complete sequence genome:
TATCGAAAGTTCCATGCTGACTCGTGGTCCAAATCACGtagtatcatcttctgtgaAGTTGTCGCTATCTACGGCAAGTCTTCAATACTCATCATCTTTGTGTCATGAGCTAATTGAGTTATGGTCTTCATACAGGTGTCATCATTGCTATCATTTATTCTTCGAGAATCAACGGCGATGTGGAGAACATGTACACTACTAACAATTATTACACCGGTTAGTGCTTTGTTCCACCTCTCACAACTGCTTTTACTGAATCGAGCTGACTTGTTGTGTATTACCGGCAGGTTTCGCTCTGTTCTGGGGAGGTCTGACTGTTGGCCTCTGCAACCTGCTTTGTGGTGTTTCAGTCGGTGTCACCGGTTCCACCGCTGCACTTGCAGATGCTGCTGATCCTCAGCTCTTCGTCAAAATTCTCATCGTTGAGGTAATTCAGTTTTTGATTTCTCGCCCTCATGGATCAATGCTTACGCTTTGTTTAGATCTTCGGATCTGTGCTTGGTCTCTTCGGTCTTATTGGTGAGTCTAGATCAATATATCGATAACCAGGCGGTGTAAGCTAACTTATTCCTTCCAATCGTGTAGTCGGTCTGCTCATTGTAAGTGACTTCCGATTCTTCTTATTTTCTCGATTGCCAGCTGACATTTGACATATTATAGTCCGGTAAAGCTGAAGACTTTGCATAAATACCGTCTCAATAGACAATATCATAGCATGCATGAAAAGCCCATGACGGGTGAAAACCTCATTATCAATATCTTGATGAACTGATATATCTATCATACACAAGTTTCATACGTTTCTTCACAGATTGCGTTTTGCACTTGCACGTATCTTTGATTCGAACATTGGATTTCGAATAGGTGTATTGACGGTGTGAAATGGATTTAACAATATCTGTCAATTGTATGATTACGATGATTAGCTTTTATTTTCGCAACCAATGTCAGGGAATCCATACCTTGACATAGGATTCCCATACATCCAAAAAGAACAGTCGTATTCCATCATCGTTCTTAATGTCATGTAGAAGGACAAATTTGACTATATCATCACATGTCAGGATGGATATTAAGATGTAATGGAGGAACATTTTGACATACCACTAGTTGCTATGAAAGCCGATACCGTCCACTCGTTATGCCGATCAATATTCTTCAGGTATCTGTTCAGATTATGTGAGACTGTGCGCTCCAATTTGTCATAACAACAGATGCTGAATGCTCACAGACTACCTGTAccttccatcatctcttctacaCTATCTAAACTTTTATGCGCTATCATCTGACACATCGCTCTATCCCTCTCTGGACCGGTCTTTGTCTCTCCACTCAGCAGCCCCAGATTACCACCTGTCTTTCCAGTCTGCCCATCTGCACCTAGATCTGATCCGTTTGAAGCTGTGAAAGTCGACCAAGAAGGGAATGAGGAAGTGGAGGCAGCCGATGATGCTGTCCCAGGAGGTGGTTTAGCTGAAGGAAAGGAGAGTTCGAACAACGGCGAATCAAGCGGGGAGACTATGGCGAGGTAGAATGACATGATGGGCGTATGGTTCGTAATTCGCGGACTACCTTTGATATGAGCGAGAAGAGCTATGCATGATAAtattgataaagatgatgaatggtaGTTTGAAAAAGGACAAAGGGGTCGCGTGTATTTTGATATGATTTTATGGTTATATCTTCAATTCAGGGGTTTTATCTCACATTATCATTTTATTATtgttgaattgattgatcatattgATCATATTGACATATCGACACGCTTCATACCTTCCTTCCAAATATCCTTGTATCATCACAAGCAGTCGGTCATCACGATCTAAGCTACTCATCGCCACCATTTATAATCTCACTTTCCCAACGGTCTCGAACTATAATACCACAAAAGTCACAACCCAATCACACAACATTGAAACAGGTTTGGTGGCGACGCGAAGATTCAACACAACACGTCTTGCACATTCAATTGAAAGCAAACAGAATAATCGACTTAGACCAGCTGAGATTCTAGATATCAGTTTGACAGACCTATAAATGTTTGGTCGTTTGGCTTAACTAAGCATAGTGAGCCGTAAGTTGAGGACAGTCGTATGACTTTGTGAAACAAGCAGAATGCATGCTCATGAACCTATGAATTTACTAGGTTATGACTTCGCTCTTTGGTAAAAAGCACcgatcatcagcttcaacttcatccaatcatgGCGCACCTTCGCCCAACGGTCTCGGGTCATCCGTGCCGTACAACCAACTGCCCTCTTCTGGACCTCCGCCCATCGCAGGACCATCGTCAAGGAGTAGTAATGACGTATCGGGCAGAATGATTAGTCCTCCAAACACAAATCCCATGTTGACTGATCGAGGCACACCGAGTCATAAGAGTAAAAGGACGGATGATCTGCCCATGCCTTCTGGTAGGCGCAGATCAAATAGAGACGAAGTGGAAAGAGATAGAAGGTCAAACATGACAGATCCTGGTGCAGGAAGGATTTCACCCGATCTCGCAGGTCCTTCAAAAAGGATCACAATGGAAGCTGTCGGTGGAGTCAGATACAACCAACCTGGAATAGTCCTCGATACATCTTCAACCACAGGTATACGTTATCAGCCACCTTCCGTCGTCTCTCAGAATACTCAGGGTATGGGTAGATCTCCAGCTCCTCAAGATTTTGGTGGTCAAGCAACACATCCTTATGCCGTTGGATACGGACTACAGGATCCCGAAACAATATCCATCAGATCTGTCTCTTCAATCAATTCCCAACGTCCTAATCGAGACGGTCGATATCCCACCTTTGACGGTGCCCCTCCTGCAAGATCAAGTGTATCTAGCCGGCATGGCTATCCATCAACTAATGGTCGATCTACCCCTATCGCATCCGCTTCAACCACTTCTCTCGTTCCCCATACACCGAGACAAGATGAATTTCACTTTCCACGCCCAACGGATCCCGAGGTGGAACATTTATTTCAGCAACTATTGGAAAACAGAGATTTAGACACTTCTCAACCTAAAGGAGTTCCATCAATATCGTCAAGAAGCTCAATATCATCCACGATATCCAACATAGCTAAAACTGCTGCTGCTATTCCTGTAGAATCCAAGTGGCAGATGGTGGAGGCGGATGCGCGGAATAGGTTTGAAAATGCCAAGCTGGCTCGacggaaagaagaggagtTGAATAAGATGAGCAAGGGAAAGAGGGTTGATGCTCGTTCATTGGACAGAACGACCGCTGAGTGGTATCTCACGAAAGCTTTGGATGGGAAGTTAACAGCAGATCATTTAAGGGCTTTAGATATCAGCTTAAGATCAGAGCCACTCGAGTAGGTCGAATCTACAAATATTCATACGATATTCGCTGATGACTGACTCGTAGTTGGATGCACAACTTTATGGCACATCAGGGACAAGTTGTCCTCGCGAATTATCTGAATGGTATAACTCAtagaaaggggaaaggacCAGTGGATGCAGGattggagctggagctgtTGAAATGCTTGAGGAGGTCTTTGGGCAATAAAGTGAGCAGACTTGTACCGAAAtgttgctgatgatatagGTCGGTGCGCATGACGCATTTCAAAAACCACAAATCATCAACGCTATCGTCGCCTCCTTGATTTCTCCTCACATAGTCTGTCGAAAAATAGCAGGGGAGATCCTTGTCTTTTTCTGCCACTTCGACGTCGATTTGAACCCCCGTCTTGGTCTACGACTTGTGCTATCCGGATTTACCGCTCTGGAGCAGCAGATAAACGCAAGCGTTGCAGATCTCGCGTATAAAGTTGGCAGATTTGACGCTTGGATACGACAGTTCGAAGCAACCATCGACGGTCGAGGGAGAATGGGCAGTATGGTAGGATTGAGCAAAGAtctgaaaggaatggatgacGACTCTTTAATGGATTATTGCGTACGTACCTTTTACGACTGAATGCCTGAAAAGCGACTGACTCTGGTTTTACAATAGGTTACGATGCTTTGCCTCGTTCAAGGTCTGACATCAGCTAAAGAAGTCAAAGCAAGATGTTCTGTTCGAGCCCAATTAGAGACTGCAGGTCTCCTTAATGTATTCCACAAAGTCAAACAGTGGAACGATGATCATACGACTCGCATGATCATgcaatatgaagaagaagcggagAATGATCGTCGTGATCTCATCGACGCAGAGGATAGGGAAATGCTCAAGTCCATGAGAAGTCCTGAAGATGTTTTCCGCGCACTCTTGCAGATGACCAAAGGTTCCAAAGCTAGTGCATATCTTCTCAACTCGCTAAGACACCTGCTGCTAATCAAgggtgaaggcgaagagaAAACCAGATATTTTCAACTGCTAGACAAACTCATAACTAGCATTGTCATGAGTGACACTCCCGATCTCAGCCAAGACTTCTCTCGTGCCTTCGGCATATCAGTCTCGCATCTCGTTGGTAAATTCATCGAACAAGACCGTCTCGACGAAGCTATGGTAGAGCTCAAAGGCACTAAAGTCGCTCTTGCTCGAGttcaggaagagaagagaaatctGCAAGATGAGGTATCTGCTGGTGACGACGGGCTTGTTGGTAAACTGAAAGCTCAAGTGATTGATCTGGAGGAGAAGTTGAGACGATCAAGAGCTGCTACGGAAACTGTGACCGATCAAATGGAGGGAATGAAACGGGATTACGAGCAACGCATAGCTGATCTTGAATTGTATATACAAGAACTCTTCAACATGCTTCGTGAAACCAATCACCTGGATCAAGTGCAAGAGATGACACATGGTCCCATCGATAGGAAGAAACTCATACATGATCTGCGAGAACagtgggaaaggaaaaagacgATTAGAAAACTTGAGGGGAAAGCCAAAAGGAAAACAGCCAGACCTGGTTCGACCATTGCGGAGGATGATTCTGAGGACGACGGGGAAGACGAGGACGCTGAAGTAATGGAAGCAGAGAAGGTAGCTTTGGGAGGCCAGGCCAAAGGAGAGGTAAAGAGTACAAAGAGGGAAACACatcgagaaaagaaagtacTGTCAGGATCTCAATTCATGGACGCGGAAGAAGAGCGCGTCAGGGCGCACATCGAAAACACACTAGCGAAAGGAGCAGATTCAGTGGTGAGTCTTCAAACTGTGACTGAAGCTAATGGTACAGTCTCCTATACGTCCGCATGGTTCATCTTCGCGTACTGCTCGAATCCGAGACGACCTCACACCTACTCGACGAGCATTCGACGCCAATGCTCCTCCAGTTGGAGAAAAATCAATTTATCGTCAATCTAAGAAATCAGGTCTTCCTCCTAGGTTCCTCGAGGAGATACGCTTCAAAGCTTTATCCCGAAGTTCTTCGGCTCCCGCCGGTTTGGTTACTGACGACGAGCTGGACGATGATGACTATAGAGATAGTCAATTTACCCAACGCACTGATGGCACGGGATATACCTCAGGCATGTCATACGAACTTCGCACCCCTGGTAGTCGTGATAGCTTTAGAGTCCAAGTTCTCAGTAGAGCCAAATCACTTCGACACGGGATCGACACAGAGGATATTCTTCCAGAAGAGTCCGGTAGTCTGCCTACCGTTCAAGAGGGACCGgagagcagaagaagtctGGGTCAGGCCAAAGAAGATTTTGGTGGACGGTCGACAGCAGctccacttcctcctcctcccccacCCCCGCCTCCacccccaccaccacccccaccgcctcctccttctttcgcttACGTACAAAGTGGAGCAGCTGTGGAAGGTATAACCtctccccctcctccaccacctccgccgCCACCTGGTGTGTTTGGCCCACCCGTAGGTTCGTCGATAGGAATGTCAGGTCTTCTGGCTGGTATCAAAGGCGGTGTATCGCTCAAAAAGACAGCTGGAGCACAAGCTCCACCTCCGCCACCTCCAGCCCCAATATCGCCAAATTCCCTCCCTACAGTCGCTCGAGCCCCTCTCGGATCATTCAGCTCTTTGCTACACGGATCCAATGACTCCCGTAAAGATATCGGTCTCATTGCTagcaagaagatgaagcagcTACAATGGGAAAAAGTATCCAAAAATCAACTGGCAAAGACAATCTGGGGTCAAGGTGATGAGGTGGAGAGTGAGCTGGTGGATAAAATGAAAGCCGTCAACTTGTgggatgaaatggaagacGAGTTCAAGGCAAAAGAGATCATCTATGATGCTGTCAGTAAGTGAAGCTTCATCTGGACATCGTATTCGCGTGGTTACTGACACTGTCGAATTatagaaaagagaaaggagacTGAACTTCAAAGTGTCCTCGGCCCTGATCATCGGAAGAGAATTGGTAGGTCGTCCCTAAACTCCCAAGCTGGTTGCTGACAGCTGCATTAGAAATTCTCATGGCTGGATCTACTGCTAAAAGCTTCAAGGACCCGGAAAGGCTGTCGGAAGCTATTGCGAACTTCTCCAGTGAACTCTGTACTGAAACCTTCCTGCGTGAACTGCAAGGCGTTTTGCCTAATGACGATGACGTAAGTGATCCGACCTGTAGGTATCTTAAGAACAAGATCTGACTAAAGATGACTTAGCGAGGTAAACTCCTGACTCACTCCGCCGATACTGAATCCGAGCTCGAATTGCTTCATCCAGCCGATCGACTTATGGTCCGACTGATTCAACTCCCCCATCTCAACGACAGAGTCAAGGGGATGTTATTCGAAGTTCGATTTGCTCAAAACATGGATCTCCTCGAACAGGTTTGTGCCTTTCCCAATCCCCATTTCTGAAGACTTGTGCTGATAAATTGGGCAGAGCTTGATAACGCTCAAGGCCGCGTGTCACGATCTCCGACATGCGGAGCGCTTCCAGAGACTGCTTAACGTAATCCTTACCATCGGTAATTATCTAAACGGAACTAATTTTGCTGGTGGTGCATTTGGTTTCAAGATTGCCAGTATCAATAGAGTCAGTCTTGCAAGTATACATGAATGCGTAGGCACACTAACATTGATATATCGATAGCTGGTTGACACCAAATCGAGCGGCGGGGGGAACTTGTTACATTTCCTGGAAAAGACTGTCTCTCAGCATTTCCCCGATCTGGATGGTTTCATGGAAGAGTTAGCGAAACCCTCGGAAGCATCTCGAGGTGAGTGGCTGCATATCTGTAACGCGATGAATGTCGCTGACAACTCTATGCACTCAGTCAACTATGCTGATATGCAAGGCACTTCGAAACATATGCTCGATGAAATACGCAAAATTAGAGATTCTTTACGAAACAActttgaagaaggagttgaCGGTTACACAAAGAAGATGTTCCGTTTCTCCGCTGTggctgaagaaagattgcAAGATCTAAGAGATGGTATCATTGCTGCTGACAAGGATCTTCGAGATGTCGAAACATATTACGGGGAAGGCGAAGAGATGGGTAGACCTCTGCAAAGTCAAGATTTCTTTGGCATTTTCAGAACTTTCACGTCATCATACCGAGTGAGTATAATCAATCATCCTTGGCTGTTGCTTTCCTTGTTGACATTATGCGCGATATGACCAGTTCTGTCGATCTCAGAATAGGGCTCGAGCAGAAGAAAGCGCCGCTCGAGAGAGAAGGGCCGCAGCGAAAGCAGCGCTCTCACCTCAGTCGACCGGAGTTTCGACAGCTTCACGTGATCTTATCGATGGCACGATGCAGCGTCTCAAGGTCGAAGGTACACCTCGAGTGAAGCGTGAACGACGCGCTCATCTACCACCTCCAAgtcctcttcctcaaacGACCGACTTCTCAGACTTCATGATTCCGCTTCAGACCGGGGACACAGACACACTCGACTTCGGATCGTTGGCTCAACGAATGATGTTGGACGAAAACTTCTTCCCTGGATTATCAGGTAATGGCTCATTTGGAGAGAGTCTGGACATTGGACTGTTGAGCCCACGAGCGACAGGAGAACCTTTGTCCCCGGAATCGCCCAGTCCTAACCCTCTCACCATTgctgaacaagaaggaaaggtgTTAATCATGCCGGTTGGGGATGAGTCCGGAAGGTCCAGTCCTTCACATCTGCCCAGAGTGACggagcaggaggaagaagactACGATGACGACGCAAGTGAATATGATGATTAGCCTGTCTGTTCCGAACCTTTTCACTTGTCTTGTATATTTGTAATTGCTGCTCGCTCATTTGGTATTGAGTGAAAGCACGGAATGAGGTATTTGTTTCTGGTTACATGTTGTAGAATTATTAGTCTGAATTATCTCACCAATCCCCggtgattttgatttggtgACAATCTAGCATATCCGGCATGGATCTTGTCGGTcgatggagaagaggagCAATCATACTTAGCgatggtaaagatgaatgattGTATGCACCATCATACATGCATGCGACCATGAACATTCTGTTTGGCTGCCCATTACGGCAAGCTTGAAGATATTCATTCACGCGACTGGTTTCGTTTATATCTGTTATTCAGGGCATATACTTATTAAATGTCATATGACCTAACCTAACCTTTGTTTTGTTCCCCTGATCGGGGTGTTTGTTTCACCTTGTGGTTTTCTAAGCTAAACAGATTCCGGCACACTTTCTGTGGAAAGATGTGACAAGCCAACGAAATCAACATGGTACTTCATACCTGAAAAGCGGTACATAGGTCACACAGGTCATTGCAAGTAGACCAGGGGCAATGCAGTGGTGAGTGATAAAccccatctcatcatccccttcCCTTCGCTTTGTTGACGTACATCAAGGGGCGAAGCGATGCTATGGTGCTTTCTATAGTGGTCATTTGTGATCCCTCAAACAACAAACAGAAAGCGTTTTCATGTGAAACTGCCGGTTTTGACGGCTTGGCGCCCAGACCAGTTCAAGTTGAAATCATTTGAGTGGTATTAGGAACTACTGAGCGGGAGAGATGAGATAATTGTATGAGGGAAGATCGAAAAGTGAAGATGTGAAAGCACACACCTCTGTTCTTCCCCTCCCTTTTACAATACATGAGCCACCACACTAAAAGAAACCAAGATCTCCCTGTGTTTCCTTAATCCCACACTCGCAGTAGTAATGAGATTGCGGATTGATTGTTAGTTGACCGATATCCATCCATCCAATTCTATATTATTTTACCAGCCCAGTCTTGTACGTCTTGGCAAAAATAGAATATACACAACCAATTTTGGAACGGCTGGTCTAGCAATTGACTGAACACTGAACAAGAGTGGAAGCCTCATATCATAAGAATTGATCTCAATAATATCTGTATATCATCTAGCATTTGACGAGAAAACAACGAATTCAAGAcaacgaaaaagaaaaagcaCGGATCCCTTCGAGATTCAT
Coding sequences within it:
- a CDS encoding V-type ATPase, C subunit codes for the protein MGYYASGLLVSSTSLATVIGLYLLFTGQGESFNPGKFLAESSPYAWALTGIGLCIGLSVSGAAWGIFVTGASILGGGVRAPRIRTKNLISIIFCEVVAIYGVIIAIIYSSRINGDVENMYTTNNYYTGFALFWGGLTVGLCNLLCGVSVGVTGSTAALADAADPQLFVKILIVEIFGSVLGLFGLIVGLLISGKAEDFA